A single window of Streptomyces sp. NBC_00464 DNA harbors:
- the bla gene encoding class A beta-lactamase has translation MNPTRPLGRTAPTTSATGTGTDTAPTRRALLSLGTAGAAGALLLSAAGPSRAAARTPGPGSATARLRELEHVHGARVGAFAYNLATGAGVRHRADERFPMLSTFKTLAAAAVLRDLDRDGEVLGRLVRYTKEDCVSDSRVTDTPECIASGLTIAQLCDAAICDSDNTAANLLLRELGGPRAVTRFSRSIGDPVTRLDRWEPDLNSAEPGRRTDTTTPAAIARDYARLVLGDVLDPGDRELLTGWLLNCRTSGTRFRAGLPPEWTVADKTGGGSYGSCNDVGIAWTPDGAPVVLAVLTTKPDADAVGDHPLVAGVAEVLAAEVVS, from the coding sequence ATGAACCCCACCCGCCCCTTAGGCCGTACCGCGCCGACGACCTCGGCGACCGGCACCGGCACTGACACGGCCCCCACCCGCCGCGCCCTGCTCTCGCTCGGCACGGCAGGGGCAGCCGGTGCACTGCTCCTCTCCGCCGCGGGCCCCTCCCGGGCCGCCGCACGGACCCCCGGGCCCGGGTCAGCGACCGCCCGGCTGCGCGAGCTGGAACACGTCCATGGCGCCCGGGTCGGCGCGTTCGCGTACAACCTGGCCACCGGGGCCGGCGTCCGCCACCGGGCCGACGAGCGTTTTCCCATGCTCTCCACGTTCAAGACACTCGCCGCTGCGGCCGTGCTGAGGGATCTGGACCGCGACGGCGAGGTACTCGGCCGGCTCGTGCGCTACACGAAGGAGGACTGCGTCTCCGATTCCCGGGTCACCGACACCCCGGAATGCATCGCGAGCGGGCTGACCATCGCACAGCTCTGCGACGCCGCGATCTGCGACAGCGACAACACCGCGGCCAACCTGTTGCTGCGCGAGCTCGGAGGCCCCCGCGCCGTCACCCGCTTCAGCCGCTCGATCGGCGATCCGGTGACCCGCCTCGACCGCTGGGAGCCCGACCTCAATTCGGCCGAACCCGGGCGGCGCACGGACACCACCACCCCGGCCGCCATCGCGCGCGACTACGCCCGGCTCGTCCTCGGGGACGTGCTGGACCCGGGCGACCGCGAGCTGCTGACCGGCTGGCTGCTGAACTGCCGGACCAGCGGGACCCGTTTCCGGGCCGGGCTGCCACCGGAGTGGACCGTCGCGGACAAGACCGGTGGCGGCTCGTACGGCAGTTGCAACGATGTGGGCATCGCCTGGACACCCGACGGGGCCCCGGTCGTGCTGGCGGTGCTGACGACCAAACCTGATGCGGACGCCGTGGGTGACCATCCGCTGGTGGCCGGAGTCGCCGAGGTACTGGCAGCGGAAGTCGTTAGTTAG
- the ppdK gene encoding pyruvate, phosphate dikinase: MSENEDLQKFVYDFTEGNKELKDLLGGKGANLAEMTNLGLPVPPGFTITTEACKVYLDSGDEPAALRDEVSAHLDALEARMGKKLGQADDPLLVSVRSGAKFSMPGMMDTVLNIGLSDASVVGLVAQSGDERFAWDSYRRLIQMFGKTVLGVDGDLFEEALEAAKDAKGVTVDVDLDAADLKKLVKQFKKIVTRDAGRDFPQDPREQMDLAIKAVFDSWNTDRAKLYRRQERIPGDLGTAVNVCSMVFGNLGPDSGTGVAFTRDPASGHQGVYGDYLQNAQGEDVVAGIRNTVPLAELESIDKKSYDQLIQIMETLETHYKDLCDIEFTIERGQLWMLQTRVGKRTAGAAFRIATQLVDQGLIDEAEALQRVNGAQLAQLMFPRFDDDAKTERLGRGIAASPGAAVGKAVFDSYTAVKWSRSGEKVILIRRETNPDDLDGMIAAEGILTSRGGKTSHAAVVARGMGKTCVCGAEDLEVDTKRRRMTVGGRVIEEGDVVSIDGSTGKVYLGEVPVVPSPVVEYFEGRMHAGADDADELVAAVHRIMAYADRVRRLRVRANADNAEDALRARRFGAQGIGLCRTEHMFLGERREMVEKLILADTDQERETALEQLLPLQKADFIELFEAMDGLPVTVRLLDPPLHEFLPDITELSVRVALAESRKDANENDLRLLQAVHKLHEQNPMLGLRGVRLGLVIPGLFAMQVRAIAEAAAERKNAKGDPRAEIMIPLVGTVQELEIVREEADQVIAEVQAATGTNLKLKIGTMIELPRAALTAGQIAEAAEFFSFGTNDLTQTVWGFSRDDVEASFFTAYLEKGIFGVSPFETIDRDGVGSLVRSAVAAGKATRPDLKLGVCGEHGGDPESVHFFHEVGLDYVSCSPFRIPVARLEAGRAAAQSRGSDSR, from the coding sequence GTGTCGGAAAACGAAGACCTTCAGAAGTTCGTCTACGACTTCACCGAGGGCAACAAGGAACTGAAGGACCTTCTCGGCGGGAAGGGTGCCAACCTCGCCGAGATGACCAACCTCGGGCTTCCCGTCCCTCCGGGATTCACCATCACCACCGAGGCGTGCAAGGTCTACCTGGACAGCGGCGACGAGCCGGCCGCCCTTCGCGACGAGGTGAGTGCGCACCTCGACGCCCTTGAGGCGCGGATGGGCAAGAAGCTCGGCCAGGCCGATGACCCGCTGCTGGTCTCCGTCCGTTCCGGCGCCAAGTTCTCGATGCCCGGCATGATGGACACGGTTCTCAACATCGGCCTCTCCGACGCTTCCGTCGTCGGCCTCGTCGCCCAGTCCGGCGACGAGCGGTTCGCGTGGGACTCCTACCGCCGTCTGATCCAGATGTTCGGCAAGACCGTCCTCGGCGTCGACGGCGACCTCTTCGAGGAGGCGCTGGAGGCCGCGAAGGACGCCAAGGGCGTCACCGTCGACGTGGATCTCGACGCGGCCGACCTGAAGAAGCTGGTCAAGCAGTTCAAGAAGATCGTCACGCGGGACGCCGGGCGCGACTTCCCGCAGGACCCGCGCGAGCAGATGGACCTGGCCATAAAGGCCGTCTTCGACTCGTGGAACACCGACCGGGCCAAGCTCTACCGCCGTCAGGAGCGCATCCCGGGCGACCTCGGCACCGCGGTCAACGTCTGCTCCATGGTCTTCGGCAACCTCGGCCCCGACTCCGGTACGGGTGTCGCGTTCACCCGTGACCCCGCCAGCGGCCACCAGGGCGTGTACGGCGACTACCTGCAGAACGCGCAGGGCGAGGACGTCGTCGCGGGCATCCGCAACACCGTGCCGCTCGCCGAGCTGGAGTCCATCGACAAGAAGTCCTACGACCAGCTCATCCAGATCATGGAGACGCTGGAGACCCACTACAAGGACCTCTGCGACATCGAGTTCACCATCGAGCGCGGCCAGCTGTGGATGCTCCAGACCCGGGTCGGCAAGCGCACCGCCGGTGCCGCCTTCCGGATCGCCACCCAGCTCGTCGACCAGGGGCTCATCGACGAGGCCGAGGCGCTCCAGCGCGTCAACGGCGCGCAGCTCGCGCAGCTGATGTTCCCGCGCTTCGACGACGACGCGAAGACGGAGCGGCTGGGCCGCGGCATCGCCGCGTCGCCGGGCGCCGCGGTCGGCAAGGCCGTCTTCGACTCGTACACCGCGGTCAAGTGGTCCCGCTCCGGCGAGAAGGTCATCCTCATCCGCCGCGAGACCAACCCGGACGACCTCGACGGCATGATCGCCGCCGAGGGCATCCTGACCTCGCGCGGCGGCAAGACCTCGCACGCGGCCGTCGTCGCCCGCGGCATGGGCAAGACCTGTGTCTGCGGCGCCGAGGACCTGGAGGTCGACACCAAGCGCCGCCGTATGACGGTGGGCGGGCGGGTCATCGAGGAGGGCGACGTCGTCTCCATCGACGGCTCGACCGGCAAGGTGTACCTCGGTGAGGTACCCGTCGTACCGTCGCCGGTCGTCGAGTACTTCGAGGGCCGGATGCACGCGGGCGCCGACGACGCCGACGAACTGGTCGCCGCCGTGCACCGGATCATGGCGTACGCGGACCGGGTGCGCCGGCTGCGGGTGCGGGCCAACGCGGACAACGCCGAGGACGCCCTGCGGGCCCGCCGCTTCGGCGCCCAGGGCATCGGGCTGTGCCGCACCGAGCACATGTTCCTCGGTGAGCGCCGCGAGATGGTCGAGAAGCTGATCCTGGCCGACACCGACCAGGAGCGCGAGACGGCCCTGGAGCAGCTGCTGCCGCTCCAGAAGGCCGACTTCATCGAGCTCTTCGAGGCGATGGACGGACTGCCCGTCACCGTACGGCTGCTGGACCCGCCGCTCCACGAGTTCCTGCCCGACATCACCGAGCTCTCGGTCCGGGTGGCGCTCGCCGAGTCCCGCAAGGACGCCAACGAGAACGACCTGCGACTGCTGCAGGCCGTGCACAAGCTGCACGAGCAGAACCCGATGCTCGGTCTGCGCGGAGTCCGGCTCGGTCTGGTCATCCCCGGCCTGTTCGCCATGCAGGTGCGGGCGATCGCCGAGGCCGCGGCGGAGCGCAAGAACGCCAAGGGTGACCCGCGTGCGGAGATCATGATCCCGCTCGTCGGCACGGTCCAGGAGCTGGAGATCGTGCGTGAGGAGGCCGACCAGGTCATCGCCGAGGTCCAGGCCGCCACGGGCACGAACCTCAAGCTGAAGATCGGCACGATGATCGAGCTGCCGCGCGCCGCTCTGACCGCCGGCCAGATCGCCGAGGCCGCGGAGTTCTTCTCCTTCGGCACCAACGACCTGACGCAGACGGTGTGGGGCTTCTCCCGCGACGACGTGGAGGCCTCGTTCTTCACCGCGTACCTGGAGAAGGGCATCTTCGGGGTGTCGCCGTTCGAGACGATCGACCGGGACGGCGTGGGTTCGCTGGTACGCAGCGCGGTCGCGGCCGGCAAGGCCACCCGGCCCGACCTGAAGCTCGGTGTCTGCGGCGAGCACGGCGGCGACCCGGAGTCGGTGCACTTCTTCCACGAGGTGGGCCTGGACTACGTCTCCTGCTCACCGTTCCGTATCCCGGTGGCCCGCCTGGAGGCGGGCCGGGCGGCTGCCCAGTCGCGGGGCAGCGACAGCCGCTGA
- a CDS encoding MFS transporter, with the protein MPELSHRRRMLVLAICCMSLLIVSLDNTVLNVALPAMRHDLDASVAGMQWTIDAYTLVLASLLMLAGSTADRIGRRKVFMAGLVLFTLGSALCSLAPSLETLIAFRMVQAVGGSMLNPVAMSIITNTFTDPRERARAIGVWGAVVGISLAAGPVVGGLLVDSVGWRSIFWINLPVGIAALLLTWRYVSESRAPKARRPDPVGQLLVITLLGSLTYAIIEAPQKGWASAEILFFAVLAAAALTGLLVYEARRTDPLIDLRFFRSVPFSGATVIAVSAFAALGGFLFVNTLYLQDVRGLSALDAGLHMLPMAAVVCVLSPFSGRLVASRGPRIPLLVAGVAIAASGLMFAAFDAETGTASMFTAYVLFGLGFGAVNAPITNTAVAGMPRSQAGVAAAVASTSRQIGQTLGVAVIGAVLAAGVAGAGSSYGSGSADDFVAASRAAWWIITGCGVCVLLVGMVSSGRWARGTARRTAERLEEPAVAAPSGAPTGQSSASSTRA; encoded by the coding sequence ATGCCTGAGCTCAGCCACCGACGGCGGATGCTCGTACTGGCGATCTGCTGCATGAGCCTCCTGATCGTCAGTCTCGACAACACCGTCCTCAACGTCGCCCTGCCCGCCATGCGCCATGACCTGGACGCGAGCGTCGCAGGGATGCAGTGGACGATCGACGCGTACACGCTCGTCCTTGCCTCCCTGCTGATGCTCGCGGGTTCCACCGCCGACCGGATCGGCAGACGCAAGGTCTTCATGGCCGGGCTCGTCCTGTTCACCCTGGGCTCGGCGCTCTGCTCGCTGGCGCCCAGCCTGGAGACGCTCATCGCGTTCCGGATGGTGCAGGCCGTCGGTGGCTCCATGCTCAACCCGGTGGCGATGTCGATCATCACCAACACCTTCACCGACCCACGCGAACGCGCCCGCGCGATCGGTGTCTGGGGCGCTGTCGTCGGCATCTCCCTGGCCGCGGGACCGGTGGTCGGCGGTCTCCTGGTCGATTCGGTCGGCTGGCGGTCGATCTTCTGGATCAACCTCCCGGTCGGTATCGCCGCGCTCCTGCTGACCTGGCGGTACGTCTCCGAGTCCCGCGCCCCGAAGGCGCGCCGGCCGGATCCGGTGGGCCAGCTGCTGGTGATCACGCTGCTGGGCTCGCTGACCTACGCGATCATCGAGGCGCCGCAGAAGGGATGGGCCTCGGCGGAGATCCTGTTCTTCGCCGTGCTCGCGGCGGCCGCACTGACCGGCCTGCTGGTGTACGAGGCCCGGCGCACCGACCCGCTGATCGATCTGCGGTTCTTCCGCAGCGTCCCCTTCAGCGGGGCCACCGTCATCGCCGTCAGCGCCTTCGCCGCTCTCGGCGGCTTCCTCTTCGTCAACACGCTCTATCTCCAGGACGTGCGGGGCCTGAGCGCACTCGACGCCGGTCTCCACATGCTGCCGATGGCGGCCGTGGTCTGTGTCCTGTCGCCGTTCTCGGGCCGGCTCGTCGCCAGTCGCGGGCCGCGCATCCCGCTGCTGGTCGCGGGCGTCGCGATCGCGGCGAGCGGGCTGATGTTCGCGGCGTTCGACGCCGAGACCGGCACGGCGTCGATGTTCACCGCCTATGTGCTGTTCGGCCTGGGCTTCGGCGCGGTGAACGCGCCCATCACCAACACCGCCGTCGCCGGGATGCCGCGTTCCCAGGCGGGCGTCGCCGCGGCGGTCGCCTCGACCAGCCGCCAGATCGGCCAGACGCTGGGCGTCGCCGTGATCGGCGCGGTCCTCGCGGCGGGCGTGGCCGGCGCGGGTTCCTCGTACGGCAGCGGGTCGGCGGACGACTTCGTCGCGGCGAGCAGGGCCGCCTGGTGGATCATCACCGGCTGCGGGGTGTGCGTCCTGCTGGTCGGCATGGTGAGCAGCGGGCGCTGGGCCCGGGGCACCGCCCGCCGGACCGCGGAACGGCTGGAGGAGCCTGCGGTCGCGGCCCCGTCCGGTGCGCCCACGGGTCAGTCCTCGGCGTCGAGCACCAGGGCCTGA
- the dusB gene encoding tRNA dihydrouridine synthase DusB codes for MTTLAPSPQLLRIGPHTVQPPVVLAPMAGITNAPFRTLCREFSGGKGLFVSEMITTRALVERNEKTMQLIRFDATETPRSIQLYGVDPVTVGKAVRMIVDEDLADHIDLNFGCPVPKVTRKGGGSALPYKRPLLRAILNQAVSNAGELPVTIKMRKGIDDDHITFLDAGRIAVEEGVTAVALHGRTAAQHYGGTADWDAIARLKEHVPEIPVLGNGDIWCADDALRMMRETGCDGVVVGRGCLGRPWLFGDLVSAFEGTETRQAPTLRTVADVMLRHATLLGEWIGDETRGVIDFRKHVAWYLKGFAVGSEMRKKLAITSSLEELGSQLHELELDQPWPDGADGPRGRTSGNNRVVLPDGWLKDPYDCAGVSADAELDTSGG; via the coding sequence ATGACCACGCTCGCCCCCTCGCCCCAGCTGCTCCGCATCGGCCCGCACACCGTGCAGCCACCGGTGGTCCTGGCCCCCATGGCCGGCATCACCAACGCGCCCTTCCGCACCCTGTGCCGGGAGTTCTCGGGCGGCAAGGGGCTGTTCGTCAGTGAAATGATCACCACGCGGGCGCTGGTCGAGCGCAACGAGAAGACCATGCAGCTCATCCGCTTCGACGCGACCGAGACCCCGCGCTCGATCCAGCTGTACGGAGTGGACCCGGTCACGGTCGGCAAGGCCGTCCGCATGATCGTCGACGAGGACCTCGCCGACCACATCGACCTGAACTTCGGCTGCCCGGTCCCCAAGGTCACCCGCAAGGGCGGCGGCTCGGCACTCCCGTACAAGAGGCCGCTGCTGCGCGCGATCCTCAACCAGGCCGTCTCCAACGCGGGCGAGCTGCCCGTCACCATCAAGATGCGCAAGGGCATCGACGACGACCACATCACCTTCCTCGACGCCGGCCGGATCGCCGTGGAGGAGGGCGTCACTGCCGTAGCCCTGCACGGCAGGACGGCCGCCCAGCACTACGGCGGCACCGCCGACTGGGACGCCATCGCCCGGCTCAAGGAACACGTCCCGGAGATCCCCGTCCTCGGCAACGGCGACATCTGGTGCGCGGACGACGCCCTGCGGATGATGCGCGAGACCGGCTGCGACGGCGTGGTCGTGGGCCGCGGCTGCCTGGGCCGCCCCTGGCTCTTCGGTGACCTGGTGAGCGCGTTCGAGGGTACGGAGACGAGGCAGGCGCCCACCCTGCGCACCGTCGCGGACGTCATGCTGCGGCACGCGACGCTGCTGGGGGAGTGGATCGGTGACGAGACCCGAGGCGTGATCGACTTCCGCAAGCACGTGGCCTGGTATCTGAAGGGCTTCGCGGTCGGCTCCGAGATGCGCAAGAAGCTGGCGATCACCTCGTCGCTGGAGGAGCTCGGCTCCCAGCTGCACGAGCTGGAGCTGGACCAGCCGTGGCCGGACGGCGCCGACGGCCCGCGCGGGCGCACCTCGGGCAACAACCGGGTGGTGCTCCCGGACGGCTGGCTGAAGGACCCGTACGACTGCGCGGGCGTCAGTGCGGACGCGGAACTGGACACGTCGGGCGGCTGA